The Bicyclus anynana chromosome 4, ilBicAnyn1.1, whole genome shotgun sequence genome window below encodes:
- the LOC112055314 gene encoding uncharacterized protein LOC112055314 — protein sequence MVKPKRIKSSKKKRNHASHNEKPASSIQKSQRLLLTPSKPRRKTSRPLPKSKALESLSGKKPMPSLSELEKMYEETDSEEEEAKGDNTGNAAADQHNSSSFVVPLSPTTAKKYADEVLKILDGNEEPPPIIPMKKYKKSGVPYIVNCTARPRIPENKNICNLFKGDDYGITSKTNDFSIDSTSIDSSGFSYNCNGPQFSKSIFNAQANEIASRLLSPSNNPINGSDSDNTEGYEMNTADGLDGFSPQPSTSNDSEIIQSNDQKFNECFNQRNKIKETVVLKEHSLFVLDVENNTAELQVISKPQCNIQTHGIVDKLLQTNNDTSCDFHDIEIVEQPCETIVIDDDDDSIHANTRLQTISIDDDCEIIGVNKINEKKHAKLTKNTNNIPKMVEDYHNPFDPHVIDAIDLTSVNYEDMLSENLSLINKYSKLNTLNTVNLVKADVIATCSKANTNTYENVNTIESQVNQNNAHQSTNLSTTNTVKANVVATCSKKNKNTNKNVNTIQCQVNLNNAPQTTNQSIELQNYVQTYLDYPDHLDNILTDFFSHLKESNNSFSTQKTNLSSHEKIMPNISLNNDLNSPQSKNSLSENLISQHALGTCPICLDDLSRDTVGSTNCGHLFCLPCITAALKTKPKRCPSCRKKLTGKGYHQIFL from the coding sequence atggtgAAACCCAAAAGAATAAAATcttcgaaaaaaaaaagaaatcacgCTTCGCATAATGAAAAGCCCGCCAGTTCAATTCAAAAATCGCAGCGATTATTGCTTACTCCATCAAAACCTCGTCGCAAAACGAGCCGGCCTTTGCCCAAAAGCAAAGCCCTGGAATCTTTATCTGGAAAAAAACCCATGCCGTCCTTATCGGAATTGGAAAAAATGTACGAAGAAACAGATAGTGAAGAAGAGGAGGCGAAAGGTGATAATACAGGTAATGCAGCCGCAGACCAACACAATTCTTCTAGTTTTGTAGTGCCTTTATCACCAACAACTGCTAAGAAATATGCTGATGAAGTACTGAAAATTCTAGATGGTAATGAAGAACCGCCCCCCATTATaccaatgaaaaaatacaagaaatctGGTGTACCTTATATAGTTAACTGTACAGCGCGCCCTAGGatacctgaaaataaaaatatatgcaatTTATTTAAAGGTGATGATTATGGCATTACTAGCAAAACTAATGATTTCAGCATTGACAGTACTTCCATTGACAGCTCAGGATTCAGTTATAATTGCAATGGACCTCAATTCTCAAAGTCGATTTTCAATGCTCAAGCAAATGAAATTGCATCGAGACTCCTATCTCCAAGCAACAATCCAATTAATGGCTCTGACAGTGATAATACAGAAGGTTATGAAATGAATACTGCTGATGGATTGGATGGATTTTCACCTCAGCCAAGCACTTCTAACGATAGTGAAATTATTCAAAGCAATGATCAAAAATTTAATGAATGCTTTAATCAGagaaataaaatcaaagaaaCTGTTGTTTTAAAAGAGCATAGCTTATTTGTTTTAGATGTAGAAAACAATACTGCTGAGCTGCAAGTTATATCAAAGCCTCAATGTAATATACAGACACATGGCATAGTAGATAAATTACTGCAGACAAACAATGACACATCATGTGACTTTCATGATATAGAAATTGTTGAACAACCTTGTGAAACTATAGttatcgatgatgatgatgatagcattCATGCAAATACTAGACTTCAGACTATCTCAATAGATGATGATTGTGAAATAAttggtgtaaataaaataaatgaaaaaaaacatgctAAATTAACAAAGAACACAAATAATATACCAAAGATGGTTGAAGATTATCATAACCCTTTTGATCCACATGTAATTGATGCAATAGATTTAACCAGTGTCAATTACGAAGATATGCTTTCTGAAAATCTGTctttaatcaataaatatagtAAGCTTAATACATTAAATACTGTCAATTTAGTAAAGGCTGATGTAATAGCTACTTGTTCTAAGGCTAATACAAACACATATGAAAATGTGAATACTATTGAAAGTCAAGTTAACCAAAATAATGCACATCAAAGTACAAATCTATCTACCACAAATACTGTAAAGGCTAATGTAGTAGCTACATGttctaagaaaaataaaaacacaaataaaaatgtgaatacCATTCAATGTCAAGTTAACCTAAATAATGCACCTCAAACTACAAATCAATCTATAGAACTACAAAACTATGTACAAACCTATCTAGATTATCCTGATCACCTAGATAATATTCTCACAGATTTTTTTAGCCATTTAAAGGAGAGTAATAATTCATTCTCAACTCAAAAAACTAATTTGTCTAGCCATGAAAAGATTATGCCTAACATTTCtctaaataatgatttaaatagTCCTCaaagtaaaaatagtttatctGAAAATTTAATCTCTCAACATGCACTAGGCACCTGCCCAATTTGTTTGGATGACTTGTCTAGGGACACTGTGGGATCAACCAATTGTGGCCATCTATTCTGCTTGCCCTGTATAACTGCAGCATTGAAAACTAAACCTAAACGGTGTCCTTCATGTAGAAAGAAATTGACTGGTAAAGGATATCATCAGATTTTCTTGTAG
- the LOC112055317 gene encoding RNA-binding protein RO60, protein MTSPSTLNPTIRKRVTRYLHTGNELPKYYPGCWETHKYFLPEKLTAIDAGLINEPNNLEIVNIIVKAYKDGWYTRFETLAFALAKFISVGTDTIKEACYKAAVEICNTPEELMMFNKFTRLLQIGNGRGWCRQIHEWYSRKEPMELAKEITRVRARHGRSHKTLIRKSHAKYDENDRARNAVIKYVIHGLKRAKQLCGNDESTKQIFDYIQKVEDVRHCEDPAHAAAMIIQHHFTLDHVPGHLMTSQEVWNAVLPELPLSQLLSHIQRIHNMGFLASDSDTSAILIAQLSSQDLIKKSKVTAIEVYITLCNYKKNSRPMSYAKAKVAQDKQTRRRARQIFDTKTERWEWTVTRRHPKELKNWGIDQPPNPEVIATLNKLIDHTWLLTPPTNVRYLITLDMRHHMFKGRHFCKSYSVAKKPKKAATASSQSTSGAAGSNTEGEKPEASKKHLYAECFYNKSVTPGHAAIVLAMQLLKREKNAKLAVFTEEGIQLVSIERNFSNIEEAEFVLRKANLGRVQLDAPIEWAAKNNQNFDVFINMIDRPTRYMELDRKARGGRSCGGRYGTPPPPSKEIVDHCPVRALERYRTKAVSKAKLIVLSLASHRAKTTDGSHEGVLDIIGIDEHVPKVMDAFALGQFE, encoded by the exons ATGACGTCGCCGTCGACCCTCAATCCGACAATACGAAAGCGCGTCACCAGATATCTTCATACAGGCAATGAACTGCCAAAGTACTACCCTGGATGCTGGGAAACTCATAAATACTTCCTTCCGGAAAAGCTAACAGCCATTGATGCTGGACTAATAAATGAACCAAACAATCTTGAAATTGTGAACATCATTGTGAAG GCATATAAGGATGGTTGGTACACCAGATTTGAGACCCTGGCTTTTGCTTTAGCAAAATTTATTTCTGTGGGTACTGATACAATAAAGGAAGCATGTTACAAAGCAGCTGTAGAAATTTGTAATACTCCTGAGGAACTGATGATGTTCAACAAATTCACCAGGCTGTTGCAGATTG GAAATGGCCGTGGTTGGTGCAGGCAGATCCATGAGTGGTACAGTCGCAAAGAACCAATGGAGCTAGCAAAGGAAATAACCAGAGTCAGAGCTCGACATGGCCGCTCACACAAAACTTTGATACGTAAATCACACgcaaaatatgatgaaaatgatcgtg CAAGAAATGCAGTAATCAAGTATGTAATTCACGGATTGAAGCGAGCAAAACAATTATGCGGGAATGATGAGAGTACCAAGCAGATATTTGACTACATACAAAAAGTAGAAGATGTGCGTCACTGTGAAGATCCTGCGCATGCAGCTGCTATGATTATCCAACATCATTTCACTCTGGATCATGTCCCGGGACATCTGATGACTTCACAAGAA GTCTGGAACGCAGTTCTGCCTGAGTTACCATTGAGCCAACTACTGAGTCACATCCAACGTATTCACAACATGGGCTTCCTTGCCAGTGATTCGGACACATCTGCAATATTAATTGCGCAACTGAGCAGCCAGGATCTCATCAAGAAGTCGAAAGTAACTGCGATCGAAGTTTACATCACTCTTTGCAACTACAAAAAGAATAGCAG GCCAATGAGCTATGCGAAAGCCAAAGTGGCCCAGGACAAGCAAACGCGACGCCGCGCTCGACAGATTTTCGACACGAAGACTGAGCGCTGGGAGTGGACTGTGACCAGGCGCCATCCAAAGGAATTGAAAAACTGGG GTATCGACCAACCGCCTAACCCAGAAGTTATTGCCACTCTCAACAAGTTGATTGACCACACGTGGCTCCTCACACCACCAACTAATGTCCGCTATCTTATCACATTGGACATGAGGCACCATATGTTTAAGG GCCGGCATTTCTGTAAAAGCTACTCAGTTGCCAAGAAACCCAAGAAGGCAGCAACAGCAAGCAGTCAATCCACATCTGGTGCGGCTGGAAGTAACACTGAAGGAGAGAAACCAGAGGCCAGCAAGAAACATTTATATGCAGAATGCTTTTACAACAAGAGTGTGACCCCTGGACATGCTG CTATTGTTCTGGCAATGCAACTGCTGAAGCGAGAGAAAAATGCAAAGTTAGCTGTGTTCACAGAGGAAGGCATACAACTGGTCTCTATAGAGCGTAACTTCAGCAATATTGAGGAGGCTGAGTTTGTTTTAAGG aaagctaacttAGGCCGGGTCCAGCTCGACGCGCCAATAGAATGGGCCGCAAAGAACAACCAGAACTTCGACGTGTTCATCAACATGATAGACCGGCCCACGCGCTACATGGAACTGGACCGCAAGGCGCGCGGCGGGCGCTCCTGCGGGGGCAGGTATGGCACGCCGCCGCCGCCATCCAAGGAGATAGTCGACCACTGCCCTGTGAGGGCCCTAGAGCGGTACAGGACCAAAGCTGTAAGCAAAGCCAA GCTTATTGTTCTGTCTCTGGCGTCCCATCGGGCTAAAACCACCGACGGCAGCCACGAGGGCGTCCTCGACATCATCGGCATCGACGAGCATGTTCCGAAGGTTATGGACGCGTTTGCACTCGGTCAGTTCGAGTAA